In the genome of Torulaspora globosa chromosome 2, complete sequence, the window ACTACTGAATTTCGTTTTGCCCAAGATTTTCAATTCCGCCAAAACTTTCGAAGACTGGTTCAATACACCATTTGCAAACACTGGCACACAGGAGAAACTTGAACTgacagaagaagagacgTTGCTTATCATTAGGAGACTGCACAAGGTTCTAAGACCCTTCTTACTACGTCgtttgaagaaagaagtgGAAAAAGACTTGCCAGACAAAGTTGAGAAAGTTATCAAATGTAAACTATCTGGATTGCAACACCAATTATATCAGCAAATGCTTAAGCACAATGCATTGTTTGTTGGCGCTGGAACTGAGGGAGCCACAAAGGGAGGTATTAAGGGCCTCAACAATAAAATCATGCAACTTAGAAAGATTTGTAACCACCCTTTTGTCTTTGACGAAGTGGAGGGAGTGATCAATCCAACCAGAGGCAACAGTCCGCTTCTTTATCGTGTCGCTGGTAAATTCGAGCTGTTAGATCGTGTACTGCCTAAGTTTAGAGCGACCGGTCACAGGGTTTTGATGTTTTTCCAGATGACACAAGTGATGGACATCATGGAAGATTTCCTgagaatgaagaatttgaaatATATGAGGCTGGATGGTGCCACTAAAACGGAGGATAGGACGGAtatgttgaagaaattcaatGCTCCCAACTCTGAGTatttctgcttcttgttGTCAACAAGAGCTGGTGGTCTTGGTCTAAATTTACAGTCTGCTGACACAGTCATTATTTTCGACACAGATTGGAACCCTCACCAGGATTTGCAAGCACAGGATAGAGCACACAGAATTGGCCAAAAGAACGAAGTGCGCATCCTCAGGTTGATTACAACCGACACGGTTGAGGAAGTGATCTTAGAGAGGGCTATGCAAAAATTAGACATTGATGGCAAGGTTATTCAAGCAGGTAAATTCGACAATAAGTCCACGGCGGAAGAGCAGGAGGCGTTTTTAAGAAGACTGATCGAAAGTGAGAGTAGCAAAGATGATGAGGACAAAGCCgagctggatgatgatgaactAAATGAAATCTTGGCGCGTAGcgaggatgaaaagaagctgtttgatCAGATGgatcaagaaagaattcaATTAGAGAAAAAAGAAGCGAAAGCTGCTGGTCACAAGACACCATTGCCGAGACTAATCGAGCTCCCCGAATTGCCCGAGGTGTTTACAGAGGATATCTCGACTCACCTGCAACCAGAGCCGGTTGCTGTCGGAAGGATCAGGGAGAGAAAAAAAGTTTACTACGATGATGGCTTGACCGAGGAACAATTTTTGCAGGCTGTGGAAGACGAAAGCAGCACACTAGAAGAAGCCATCCAAAGGAGACGTGACGCTCGCGTAAAGAGGCAGAGAATACCGACTTCTGgagatgaaattgacaCGCTCGAGACCACACCGGAGCCTGACGTGAAAGAACCGCTCGACGGAGAACTGCCAGCTGCGGAGCCCTCCGATGCGACAGCGGAGCCGAAGAGGAGGTCTAGAAATAAACGAAAGAGAAATAGTCCTGCGATCGATGGGGACGGACATATAGAAGACGCCTATATGGAAGATAAGATAGACGCCGAGCCGAATCAacgagagaagaagaaaccCAAGTTAAAGATTAAGCTAACACTTAAGAACGAAGATCAGCCGCCTCCAGATGAAGCGGGAGTTGATGGTCCTGcttcgaagaagacaaGCAAAAGTAAGTCGTCCAAAGCGAAGAAGGCTAAGAAACCACAGAATAATCTTCTCCCCTTGATAGAGGACCTGCTAGGCCAAATGCGTgagcaaattgaagaaagcgacGGCCATCCTCTCACGACCATCTTCGAGAAACTACCGTCTAAACGTGATTATCCTGACTACTTCACATTGATCAAGCAACCGATCGCGCTTGACATTATCATGAGGAACGCCAAGAAGGGCCAATATGCGGCACTCGAAGACGTTAAGAAGGACTTACAAGTGATGTATGACAACGCGAGATTCTACAATGAAGAAGGTTCCTGGGTTTACAACGACGCTGATAAGCTGAACGAGTTCACCGACCAATGGTTCAAGGATAAATAAAAAGCCTTTGTAAAGACTATTAATTATGTAACAGTGCTACGAGACCCAAGCTCCCCGTCGAGagcgatcttcttgcaaCGACAGACGCACTGTCCTCGACGCCGTGCAGTAAAAAAATTTTCACAATGTATATAAGTTCGAAGAAAACTAACTATGcgttctcttcttcccaaCTCTTTTACTTGTATACCAGAAGTTCGGTATAAGCCACTGCCAGCACAATGAAATACGTCCAAACCGAGCAATTTATCGAAGTCCCACAAGGTGTTACGGTCAACATCAGATCCAGAGTTGTCAAGGTCACTGGTCCAAGAGGTACTTTagtcaagaacttgaagcaCATTGATGTTACCTTCACCAAGGTAAATGAAAGACAAATCAAGGTCACCGTTCACAACGGTGATAGAAAACACGTCGCTGCTTTGAGAACCGTCAAGTCCTTGGTCGACAACTTGATCACTGGTGTCACCAAGGGTTACAAGTACAAGATGAGATACGTCTACGCGCATTTCCCAATCAATGTCAACGTCATCGACAAGGACGGCAAGAAATTCATCGAAatcagaaacttcttgggTGACAAGAAGGTCAGACTGGTGCCTGTCAGAGAGGGTGTTAGCGTCGAATTCTCTACCAATCAGAAGGACGAAATGGTCTTGTCCGGTAACTCTGTTGAAGACGTCTCCCAAAACGCTGCTgatgttcaacaaatttGCCGTGTCAGAAACAAGGATATCCGTAAGTTCTTGGATGGTATCTACGTTTCTGAAAAGGGCGTCATCGAGCAAGAAGCATGAATCAAGAAATCACCGCAATTCACTAAGTAATCGTTTATGTAGACCACCCGACTCGCGGCACACCCACATCTGGAGTGTGTTGCATTGTGTCCGAGCCGCAGGTTCAGTCTTCGACGGAAGGCTGCTTCTGGCGGCGTCCTCCGGCCAACGTTACTAGTGCTCGCAAAATACAGAGCCACTCATCTACGTTTGCCACCCTCTTCTAATCATCACTACGAATTACTCTGCTGAAAGCCTTTCTTGCCATACAAAAGCCTACTGAACAAGATAAACATATGCTGATCCAGAAGGATCAGCAATGGTTACCTCAGGTGTCACAGACTCTGTGTTGCCCTCTGTTCTGCTCACCGATTGCGTTCCCGGTGCCGATGTCCTGAAGTCTTTTCCGTGTTCGCATCCGAACGCTGCAATCCCGATGCCCCGGCCGTCTGGCGACGGCTAGGAGAGGCAAGCTACAGATCCCTTGAATCTCCGTATCGACGATCGTGAGAAGCAGAGCAATGCATTTACGGGTAATTCTCCAACTGAAtatcaattcttcttgattattGGTCTTTGTGCCGAATTCCGAAATACTATACATAGTTTATTTCTCTGTATAAATATATTTGCAGTCAATATTTTCAAGACTTAGAATTGTACGCTCCGTCCTCAGTTTTCTCGCTGACCAATAGACAACAAAAGCATCTGCGTCGACTGTCGTCTTTATCTGAGACATTCAAGAAAGGAGCAAAGAGCATCTTTAAAGGACTTGAAGTTGTGTGAAGGAGtgtgagaagaagttgttgAAATCCTGCTGGTCGAAACGGTCTATAGTTCGATTTTTCTAGAAGTTCGAGTGATTTACGTGCCTCTACCCATCTATTTTGAAAGCACATTTTAGGGCAATAAGTATAAGATGTTGAGATCCATCCCGTCATCGTGTAATGGCAGTAgcaggttcttgaagaactgcttgGTTAGAAGGATATCGATACCCAGGAGTACTGCCAGAGTTGTGGTATCGACGGGGTTTAGCAAGAAGAGATGTTTTGCTACTAGCACTGACAACTTTTTATCTACTTCCAATGCTAATTATATTGATGAGATGTATGAGGCTTGGAAAGCCGATCCTTCCTCGGTTCATGCGTCTTGGAACGCttatttcaagaatatggGGAATAAGAATATACCGGCTTCTAATGCTTTCCAGGCGCCACCAAATCTAGTAGGCGGTCCCACCGGGGCAGAAAATTTGCCGCTGGACAGTCCGGGGACCTCTGTTGACGAGAATGTTATGGTTCATCTGAAAGTACAACTGCTGTGTAGGGCCTATCAAGTCAGAGGTCATTTGAAGGCACATATTGATCCGCTGCAGATTTCGTTTGGCGACGATAAATCCAAGCCAATTCCAAAGGAGTTAACACTCGAGTACTACGGATTCACTGAACGTGACTTGGATAAAGAGATCAATTTGGGACCAGGTATCCTGCCCAGGTTTGCAAGGGATGGTAGGACAAAGATGACTCTGAGGGAGATCATCAATGCCATGGAGAAATTATACTGTCGATCGTACGGTATTCAGTACACGCATATTCCTTCCAAGGAAAAATGTGAATGGTTGAGAGAGAGAATCGAGATTCCAACGCCGTACCAGTACACCATCGATCAGAAGAGACAGATCTTGGACAGACTGACATGGGCAACTTCTTTTGAATCGTTTCTGTCCACAAAGTTCCCTAATGATAAAAGATTTGGTTTGGAAGGTTTGGAAGCGGTAGTGCCCGGTATCAAGACGTTGGTCGATCGCTCGGTGGAGCTGGGTGTTGAGGATGTTGTGTTGGGTATGGCTCATCGTGGTAGATTGAACGTTTTATCGAACGTTGTTCGTAAGCCTAATGAGTCCATTTTTTCTGAATTCAAAGGTTCTTGTGctcaagatgaagcagagGGCTCTGGTGATGTTAAGTATCATCTCGGTATGAACTATAAGAGACCGACGACCTCTGGTAGATACGTTAACCTGTCGCTGGTTGCTAACCCATCTCATTTGGAAGCCCAGGTTCCTGTTGTCTTGGGTAGAACCAGATCTATTCTGCAATCAAAGAACGACTTGGAACAAAAGACAAAGGCACTAGCTGTCTTACTACACGGCGATGCTGCTTTTGCTGGTCAAGGTGTTGTTTATGAGACGATGGGGTTCGTTAACTTACCAGAATACTCTACTGGCGGTACTATTCATGTTATTACCAACAACCAAATAGGTTTCACAACCGATCCAAGATTTGCTAGATCGACGCCATACCCATCCGACTTGGCAAAGGCCATTGATGCCCCAATCTTCCACGTCAACGCCAACGACGTTGAGGCCGTGACTTTTATCTTTAATCTGGCTGCAGAATGGAGGCAAACTTTCCATACAGATGCCATCATTGATGTTGTTGGCTGGAGAAAGCATGGTCACAATGAAACCGATCAGCCCTCTTTCACTCAGCCTTTGATGTACCAGAAGATAGCCAAGCAAAAATCTGTCATTGACGTTTACACCGAGAAACTTGTTGTTGAGGGCTCTTTCACTAAGGCTGACATTGAGGAACATAAGAAGTGGATCTGGAATTTATTCGAGGAAGCGTtcgagaagagaaaggatTACAAACCTACTTCCAGGGAATGGCTGACCGCTGCCTGGGAAGATTTTAAGTCTCCAAAGGAATTGGCGACCGAAATCTTACCACACGAACCTACTAATGTCAAGGCTgaaatcttgaaggacATCGGTAAGGCCATCTCCTCATGGCCAGAGAACTTCGAAGTTCATAGAAACTTGAAGAGAATTTTGACCAACAGGGGTAAGTCTGTTGAAACAGGTACAGGCATTGACTGGTCTACTGGTGAGGCTTTGGCCTTTGGTACTTTAGCGCTGGAAGGCTACAACGTTAGGGTCTCCGGAGAAGACGTTGAAAGAGGTACCTTTTCGCAACGTCATGCTGTTTTGCATGATCAAAGCTCTGAAAAGATTTATACACctctgaagaacttgagtGACAAGCAAGGTGATTTTACAATATCGAACTCTTCATTGTCGGAGTATGGTGTTATGGGTTTCGAGTACGGCTTTTCCTTGACCGACCCAGACTATTTCGTCATGTGGGAAGCTCAGTTCGGTGATTTCGCGAACACTGCTCAGGTCATTATCGATCAGTTTATTGCCGGTGGTGAGCAGAAGTGGAAGCAGCGTTCTGGTTTGGTTCTTTCCTTACCTCACGGTTACGATGGACAGGGCCCAGAGCACTCATCCGGTAGATTGGAAAGATTCCTACAGCTCGCTAatgaagatcaaagattcttcCCTTCTGAGGAGAAATTGCAAAGACAACATCAAGATTGTAACTTCCAGGTCGCATACCCAACCACCCCAGCCAACCTGTTCCACATTTTGAGAAGACAACAGCACCGTCAATTCCGTAAGCCTTTGGCCCTATTTTTCTCGAAGCAATTGTTGCGTCATCCACTGGCCAGGTCTGATCTGTCAGAGTTCACTGAAGGCTCCTTCCAATGGATCATCGAAGACCAGGAACATGGCAAGGCGATCGgatccaaagaagagacGAAGCGACTAGTCCTATTAACCGGCCAGGTCTATGCTGCTCTGCATAAGAAGCGTGCCGACTTGGACGATAAGACTACAGCTTTCTTAAAGATAGAACAACCACATCCATTCCCATTTGCCCAATTACGCGACACCATCAACTCTTATCCAAACTTGGAAGACATTGTATGGTGTCAAGAAGAGCCTTTGAACATGGGTTCCTGGTCATACGTCGCTCCAAGATTGACCACTGTCTTGAAAGAGACTGAGAAATACAAAAACCACGTTGTTAGATACTGTGGCAGAAATCCAAGTGGTGCCGTTGCAGCTGGTAGTAAGGCCTTGCATGTTGCcgaagaggaagctttCCTAAAGGACGTTTTCACCTCTTCGTGATTCAGATCTTTTGACATTGTTACTGCTATATTTATTTACCATTATTCCTTTGTCTGTATGAGGAGATGAACAAGTTTTAGCTCTGTTATGTATATATTATTAACGATCCACATATTCTGATTATATCGTTACTTCTGCACCTAGCGTTTTCACTGGCATCCTTGCTCGCTGCGGCGACAAATCCAAGGGGAACAAGGACAAGGCTCATCTTTGAGAcaagttgagaagaatatAGAGCTGGCAGTCGAGTCTTTGGCAGATCGAGAAGTAGTAAAGCACAACATGACAGAAGAGACAACAAGAAAGGTTGCCGTGGTTACAGGAGCCTCATCAGGCATTGGCTACGCCATAACAAGCGAGCTCGCCAGGAACGGTTATAAAGTGTACGCCTGTGCCAGAAGAACCGGTCCTATGGAGACCCTCGCCAAGGAATTCGAATCAGGGGTCATCGTTCCGTACTGCTTGGATGTGACCAAAGAAGCCGAGATTCTCGAGCTGAAGCGCACTTTGGCCTCAGAGTTGCCCTACCGCAAGCTAGACCTTTTGTACAACAATGCAGGTCAGAGTTGTACGTTCCCGGCGCTCGACGTGACCAACGACATGATCGAGCAATGTTTCAAAGTGAACGTCTTCGGTCACGCCAACATGTGCCGTGAGCTGGCCCAGTTCGTGATCAACGCCAAGGGCACCATAGTGTTCACCGGCTCCATCGCGGGCATCGGCGTGTTCCCCTTCTCCAGCATCTATGCGGCTTCCAAAGCCGCCATTCACCAATACGCTCGCGATCTGCACCTGGAGCTCAAACCGCTCGGCGTCAGAGTGATCAACGCCGTCACCGGCGGCGTCAGCACCGACATCGCCGACAAGAGGCCCTTGCCTGCCACCTCCATCTACAACTTCAAAGAGGGAATCGAAGTCTTCCAAAACAGGCAACTCATGGCCAAAAAGAACTCCCCCATGTCCGCTGAAACTTACGCAGCAAAAATGGTCCAAGACATCCTCAGCGACAGAGATCCCGTCGACGTCTACAGAGGCTCCTTCGCCTCGACAATGTCGTGGGTCATCCTGCTCGTTCCATACTGGATTCTAGAATTCTTCGTGtccaagaaattcaagCTAGACAAGGTGTATAACATATTGAAACAGAGGAAAGAATGAGTAAGCCAACCGCGTCGTTTCACTCTTTCTTTTCCCCCGTCCGTCGCACGTCGCTGCCTCGCTTATACAATTGAACTCTCGACCTCTTTTTTGTCCCGACGTCTGTTTGTTGTCGATCGCCCAGCATTGCAGGCAAAACGTCTCAGACGCTGGCTAAACTGGAGCgaggaaaaaaaaaacagCGCGCGCAGCAGAACTTAAATCTCTAACTGTCACTTTGATCCCGCTACTTAAACAACCAACTTCAATCGAGAACACAGAAATCTACTACCTGATTCCACTGTAAAACAGAGCAAGAGCTTTCCGACCACTCCTTTAATCTTTCCAACTATTTACATTccttttcgaagagattCATCAAGACTGTCCTATCCAACTATTATACTTTCCTTTTATTCAGTCGTTCGAGAGTCTTTTTAAGTGTTACCATTACTACGAGAGATCCATTACTAGGTATGTACGCAACGCTTATCGAACCGACCATTGCCACCGCACCGACCAGGGCTAGCCTGAACTCGATCCATAAACAAAGAGGCGGACTTAGCAGCGACCAACCTGAAACGTTTGAAGACCATGCTGGTTCACATACCCGGCCAAGGTTGATTTTCAAACTTGGCGCGACGGAAAAACTTTTTTCCGATTCAAGATCCggaatctttgattttCGCGACGGGCGGTTTCGCGTCGTGAGTTTTTCCGATCTGGAGCGCTGAGCTTGAAGTGCCAAGCGATTGGATAGATCTGCCGTTGATCTGCCAGATGTTGGGTGGTCGATTGTGGCGATAGATGGTCAGAGCTCCATGCTTTGATCTCGACACTTTGGAGAAATAGTTTTACTAACGTTTTTTCTTGCAGAAATTAAGAATCCAAGATGAGAatttcatctgctgctTTAGCTGCCACTTTGATTGGCTCTGTTTCTGCGTTGCCTCATCTGCAGGTGAAGCGTGACGAGGACTGTGTCACTACCGTGGCCGACGCTCATCAGCACAAGAGAGCTGTCGCTGTCGAATACGTGTACCAGACGATCACTGTCGACGGACATGGTCAAACCGTGGGGAGAATCAGCGATGTGACGACTCCAACTTCTACGTTGTCTCCAGCCGCTCCTTCTTCCGTCGCTGTCACGACGTCCAGCCAGGCTGCCGCAGCCACCACTTTGTCCTCCGAGGCACAGACGACCACCTTGAGCCAGACACCTTCGAGTTCTTCGCCTGCAGTGGCTACTTCATCTGCTGAGACTAGTTCGTCTGCTGTGGCTGCTTCGTCTGCAGTGGCTACTTCTTCTGCTGGCCCGTCTGCCGGCCCTTCGTCTTCTACCTCTTCGACTGGCGGCATCTCGGGTGATTTGGGCGCCTTTTCGGGCCCAAGCGAGAAGTTCCAGGACGGAACCATTCCTTGTAGCCAATTCCCAGCCGGTCAAGGTGTCATTTCTCTCGACTGGGTCGGCCTCGGCGGTTGGTCTGGTGTCGAGAACGCTGACACTTCTACCGGTGGCAACTGTAAGGATGGCTCCTACTGTTCGTACGCTTGCCAGGCAGGTATGTCCAAGACTCAATGGCCATCAAGCCAGCCTGCTGATGGCAGATCTATTGGTGGTCTGTACTGTAAGGGTGGGTTCTTGTACCGCTCCAACACCAACAGTGACTACCTATGTGAGTGGGGTGTGCCATCCGCCTCCGTTGTCTCGAAGTTGAACCAAGACGTTGCCATCTGTAGGACCGATTACCCCGGCACCGAGAACATGGTTATCCCAACCCTCGTCGGCGCCGGTCAGTCGCAGCCTTTGACTGTAGTCGACCAAGATTCGTACTACACCTGGAGAGGAATGAAGACTTCTGCCCAATACTACGTCAACAACGCGGGTGTCTCTGTCGAGGACGGCTGTGTTTGGGGCGACGCTGGCTCCGGTATCGGTAACTGGGCTCCCTTGAACTTTGGCGCTGGTCAAACCGGTGGTATCACTTACCTATCTTTGATTCCAAATCCAAACAACAAGGCCCCATTGAACTTCAACGTCAAGATCGTCGCTGCCGACTCTTCCTCAGTGGTTCAAGGTGAATGTTACTACGAGAACGGCAAATACAACGGCAACGGTGCTGATGGTTGTACCGTCGCTGTGACTTCTGGTTCCGCTCATTTTGTTCTCTACTAAGAGCACTGACCATTTCGGCTTTTAtggctttttttttctcctAGGTTCGAATCTGTCTCTCTACTTTTCTTCGGCAAGTGACTTGAGAACTCTTTATTTCAAACGAGCCAATTCCGCGTTTGAATCCCATTTATCGCTTGCATCTGCGACCTTTTCTTCTGTTCAACTTTATGTATCACTTTTGTGTGTATCTTCAAGGCAGATTTGTATCATTACCAACAGATGCGCGATAGTGTCCGTTCAGCTTCCCTGCCGTCATTATTGTATTGTGGCCCAGGCTGTACGCAGGCCCCGTTTGAGAATGGCAAAGTTTGAATACCAACAATAGCTTCAAAAGCGGAAATTTACCACTTTTACCGTATTAGTCTCGCCCAAGGCAAGAAAATATGCAAGCTTAACTCAACAAACCGTTTGGCCACAGACAAGAAGCTCTGGCCACACGGATTTGTGGTGCTTAATGCGTTCTTTTCACTTAGACAAGCCCATTCAAGACACGTAGATCTGCGCCTGCCCGCGGCAAGTTGCCTGAATACAGTAGTAGGCTCGAGTGAGCTGAAGTAAAAAAAGGATACGGTGTCATTTTTGAAACGAATCGATTCCTCATCAGGCTCCCAGGATTGCCGTTTTTGACCACATTCGACTAACGCCCTCAATTCAAGGAATGGAAACGCCATTGAAGGGTTGATCGAGAACTTATAGGGCAAGAATTGCCATTACGGATTGCCTGGAAGCTTGAGAAAAGGAACTTCGAGTCAGGATGCATTCTGGGGCGTCCAGCGTATCCTCTACATTTTACTTGGCAAGTCAGACGATTTTTCATCGTTTTCAGGTGGGTTGCCTTGCAGGGCTTTAGTCTCTCGATAGAGAGACAGACGTAGAGAAAACCACGAGAGGTTCGTTTGAAGTCTAGCTAGCTACAATCGGGCCAATTAGCCATATCTTGATTGTCAGGGTTACGCCCTATTCTATTGTTCGTGTTACTAGTGTGCAATTATAGAGGAAGCCAAGAGCTGGAAATCTTAGAGAAGGGAAGTTTGCAACGACGAGGTGCAGCATCTTTTAATGCAGGAAACCACTGCGGAAcagcagaagcagaagaagagcagcgTTCGAAGCCGAGAGCCGTCCGATGAGCTTGAGAAGAGAGGTGTAGAAGCGAGCTCCAACATACCGAATAGCGACAGCGCAGCGGGCCGCTATTCTGACTTGAAAAGGCAGTTCATGAATGAGCTGGGTTTGGGCCAGTACTACGAAATTCAGGTGCGCGATAATGCCACATTCAACCGACTGCTGGAGAGTCGAATAGAACAACAACGTaaagaagtggaagaacAGCGAGATAGAAATCTGACCACTCTGAGCGTGGTACTTGACAAATGTATCAAGAGTGATAAGATTACAGGGGATCTGATTGAAAGGATACTAGATCTTGTCGGGATACCTCGTCACGGCGACAAGCCTGTAGAGCCATGCTCCAAGAGGAGACGGTTAACCTCTCCGATGACGAGTCCGAAAGGTCGTAGCCGAATTCTCTCGGACGCAACAGCACTGGCCTCCAAAGATGCACAAGGTTTTGTAGCGCCAGTCCAAAACGTGCAAGGCACATATCCTATGCTGTACCACGGTGGAGCGGGACCTGCACCGTGGCTGCCGCAACAGTTCAACAAACCGTTGCCGCCTCAAAACCAATACCAGAGCTCTTTCCCAGCGGGACTGGGAATGTCTGTCACAAGATCCAGAGAACCCAGCATGGCTCAGAATAATGAAAACCAGCCCGGTGTTCGGCCGGGATCGTATTCTCCCGTCCATATTGCGCCAGTCTCCAATCCGGGTTCTTCTGCATTGCCCTCCACTGGGCCGACTGGCCGAGCTTCGCTAATGACGATGCATCCAGAGTCACCTCAGAAAGCACCGGCGAATTTTCTGCTGCCTTCACATCAAGCTCAATCTCAGTATAGGATGAAAACAGAGCCGGTGTCTCAGCGCAAGACCGCGGGACACCGACGGTCACAAAGTGCGACCGTTCTGCCTAATGCATCTGGATCGGGCTCTGTGAGGTCGCCCGTCAGAGAGCTTCAGGCATCGCCGCAACGGCCAGTGAATTTCCTGATACATACCCCTAAGCATCCTCCTCCGACATGACAACCAGTCACATTCTGTTTACTGCGGCCGCGGAAGAGATTAACTACAGATATCAGGTACCTTGAATAGAGCATACATTATCCACCAGTTCCAACTATATAGACTAGCTAAACCACGCAACCTATATGGCAAAATCAGGTCCCCCCGCACCT includes:
- the STH1 gene encoding RSC chromatin remodeling complex ATPase subunit STH1 (ancestral locus Anc_2.235), producing MSTVSASAAAVPATKVGTADVASKRNEVDSVIMIPRPSSKTQLEQLIYRYRAILESKRENKLEIEAIERVLGEVSADHDVYLERLEQLRSNAKQEVCYDDGLLGRQLLALQLLDSDMGFPEGLLLGDANEQPAGQEVFAGAEGVKPIEISLDFEKNVENLGLADSFSNCSPTELGNPAVESKVSFRIAKRISELERLPANLASYSLEDSLDFVTKDDIPSRVDEAKIRALIELKGLKLLTKQKSLRQKLITSVTSQAHHTIPYLRDSPFTVAAQRSVQVRSKVIVPQTVRLAEELERQQLLEKRKKERNLHLKKVNRIVDLVKERQLETWSHWDRCLQFGRLGQVAHNQIEKEEQKRMERTAKQRLAALKSNDEEAYLKLLDQTKDTRITQLLRQTNSFLDSLAQAVKVQQNEAKILRGEEVQPMTDEEREKVDYYEVAHRVKEKVTKQPSILVGGTLKEYQLRGLEWMVSLYNNHLNGILADEMGLGKTIQSISLITYLHEVKKEQGPFLVIVPLSTITNWTLEFEKWAPSLNTIIYKGTPNQRRSLQFQVRSGNFDVLLTTYEYIIKDRSVLAKPDWAHMIIDEGHRMKNAQSKLSHTITHYYHTRNRLILTGTPLQNNLPELWALLNFVLPKIFNSAKTFEDWFNTPFANTGTQEKLELTEEETLLIIRRLHKVLRPFLLRRLKKEVEKDLPDKVEKVIKCKLSGLQHQLYQQMLKHNALFVGAGTEGATKGGIKGLNNKIMQLRKICNHPFVFDEVEGVINPTRGNSPLLYRVAGKFELLDRVLPKFRATGHRVLMFFQMTQVMDIMEDFLRMKNLKYMRLDGATKTEDRTDMLKKFNAPNSEYFCFLLSTRAGGLGLNLQSADTVIIFDTDWNPHQDLQAQDRAHRIGQKNEVRILRLITTDTVEEVILERAMQKLDIDGKVIQAGKFDNKSTAEEQEAFLRRLIESESSKDDEDKAELDDDELNEILARSEDEKKLFDQMDQERIQLEKKEAKAAGHKTPLPRLIELPELPEVFTEDISTHLQPEPVAVGRIRERKKVYYDDGLTEEQFLQAVEDESSTLEEAIQRRRDARVKRQRIPTSGDEIDTLETTPEPDVKEPLDGELPAAEPSDATAEPKRRSRNKRKRNSPAIDGDGHIEDAYMEDKIDAEPNQREKKKPKLKIKLTLKNEDQPPPDEAGVDGPASKKTSKSKSSKAKKAKKPQNNLLPLIEDLLGQMREQIEESDGHPLTTIFEKLPSKRDYPDYFTLIKQPIALDIIMRNAKKGQYAALEDVKKDLQVMYDNARFYNEEGSWVYNDADKLNEFTDQWFKDK
- the RPL9B gene encoding 60S ribosomal protein uL6 (ancestral locus Anc_2.236) gives rise to the protein MKYVQTEQFIEVPQGVTVNIRSRVVKVTGPRGTLVKNLKHIDVTFTKVNERQIKVTVHNGDRKHVAALRTVKSLVDNLITGVTKGYKYKMRYVYAHFPINVNVIDKDGKKFIEIRNFLGDKKVRLVPVREGVSVEFSTNQKDEMVLSGNSVEDVSQNAADVQQICRVRNKDIRKFLDGIYVSEKGVIEQEA
- the KGD1 gene encoding alpha-ketoglutarate dehydrogenase KGD1 (ancestral locus Anc_2.237), coding for MLRSIPSSCNGSSRFLKNCLVRRISIPRSTARVVVSTGFSKKRCFATSTDNFLSTSNANYIDEMYEAWKADPSSVHASWNAYFKNMGNKNIPASNAFQAPPNLVGGPTGAENLPLDSPGTSVDENVMVHLKVQLLCRAYQVRGHLKAHIDPLQISFGDDKSKPIPKELTLEYYGFTERDLDKEINLGPGILPRFARDGRTKMTLREIINAMEKLYCRSYGIQYTHIPSKEKCEWLRERIEIPTPYQYTIDQKRQILDRLTWATSFESFLSTKFPNDKRFGLEGLEAVVPGIKTLVDRSVELGVEDVVLGMAHRGRLNVLSNVVRKPNESIFSEFKGSCAQDEAEGSGDVKYHLGMNYKRPTTSGRYVNLSLVANPSHLEAQVPVVLGRTRSILQSKNDLEQKTKALAVLLHGDAAFAGQGVVYETMGFVNLPEYSTGGTIHVITNNQIGFTTDPRFARSTPYPSDLAKAIDAPIFHVNANDVEAVTFIFNLAAEWRQTFHTDAIIDVVGWRKHGHNETDQPSFTQPLMYQKIAKQKSVIDVYTEKLVVEGSFTKADIEEHKKWIWNLFEEAFEKRKDYKPTSREWLTAAWEDFKSPKELATEILPHEPTNVKAEILKDIGKAISSWPENFEVHRNLKRILTNRGKSVETGTGIDWSTGEALAFGTLALEGYNVRVSGEDVERGTFSQRHAVLHDQSSEKIYTPLKNLSDKQGDFTISNSSLSEYGVMGFEYGFSLTDPDYFVMWEAQFGDFANTAQVIIDQFIAGGEQKWKQRSGLVLSLPHGYDGQGPEHSSGRLERFLQLANEDQRFFPSEEKLQRQHQDCNFQVAYPTTPANLFHILRRQQHRQFRKPLALFFSKQLLRHPLARSDLSEFTEGSFQWIIEDQEHGKAIGSKEETKRLVLLTGQVYAALHKKRADLDDKTTAFLKIEQPHPFPFAQLRDTINSYPNLEDIVWCQEEPLNMGSWSYVAPRLTTVLKETEKYKNHVVRYCGRNPSGAVAAGSKALHVAEEEAFLKDVFTSS
- the AYR1 gene encoding acylglycerone-phosphate reductase (ancestral locus Anc_2.238), with amino-acid sequence MTEETTRKVAVVTGASSGIGYAITSELARNGYKVYACARRTGPMETLAKEFESGVIVPYCLDVTKEAEILELKRTLASELPYRKLDLLYNNAGQSCTFPALDVTNDMIEQCFKVNVFGHANMCRELAQFVINAKGTIVFTGSIAGIGVFPFSSIYAASKAAIHQYARDLHLELKPLGVRVINAVTGGVSTDIADKRPLPATSIYNFKEGIEVFQNRQLMAKKNSPMSAETYAAKMVQDILSDRDPVDVYRGSFASTMSWVILLVPYWILEFFVSKKFKLDKVYNILKQRKE